The following proteins are co-located in the Trichormus variabilis 0441 genome:
- the nifJ gene encoding pyruvate:ferredoxin (flavodoxin) oxidoreductase — protein MKNRTFATIDGNEAVAQVVYQINEVIAIYPITPSSPMAEWSDAWASEGKPNIWGTVPTVVQMQSEGGVAGAVHGALQTGSLTTTFTASQGLLLMIPNMYKIAGELTPTVFHIAARSLAAQALSIFGDHSDVMATRGTGFAMLCAASVQEAHDFALISTRITLESRIPFLHFFDGFRTSHEINKIELLTTEDFKGFIPNELVIAHRSRALTPDKPVLRGTAQNPDVYFQARETVNPYYLACPEITQKVMDEFAQMTGRQYQLFEYHGDPTAERVIILMGSGCETVHETVDYLNALGEKVGVIKVRLYQPFDSQRFIAALPTTTRGIAVLDRTKEPGASGEPLYLDVVTALYEKWGVGSLPTVIGGRYGLSSKEFTPGMVKAVFDNLAATIPKNHFTIGINDDVSHTSLDYDPDFNIEPDNIVRAIFYGLGADGTVGANKNSIKIIGEETNNYAQGYFVYDSKKSGSVTVSHLRFGSQLIRSTYLINKASFVACHQWDFLEKFPILKDIVQGGTFLLNSPYDQDEVWERLPGKIQAQIQQKQLKVYVINAYKVAREAGMAGRINTVMQVCFFALSNVLPREEAIAEIKKYIRKTYGKKGDQIVQMNIKAVDTTLDNLHELVTREYSAPPQIPNHHYPLSPEGAPPSSIPYILGKMIAREGDELPVSALPNDGTYPTGTAKWEKRNIAQEIPVWDTDVCIQCGKCVMVCPHSVIRSKVYEPEQLENAPSTFKSANAKDHDWHGLKFTIQVAAEDCTGCGICVDVCPAKNKAQPRKKAINMEPQLPLRQAERENWDFFLSIPNPDRRELKLTHINQQQMQEPLFEFSGACAGCGETPYIKLGTQLFGDRMIVANATGCSSIYGGNLPTTPWTQNAAGRGPAWSNSLFEDNAEFGLGFRVSIDKQTEIASQLLQELATVVGRELVDDILNNQQNNEAEIWEQRDRISILKQKLQALVNPELTSKAQLLLSLADYLVKKSVWIIGGDGWAYDIGYGGLDHVLASGRNVNILVLDTEVYSNTGGQMSKATPKGAVAKFASGGKPAAKKDLGLMAMTYGNVYVASVAMGAKDEHTLKAFLEAEAYSGTSLIIAYSHCIAHGINLSTAMQNQKAAVDSGRWLLYRYHPDLVKQGKNPLQLDSRTPKLPLEESMYLENRFKMLTKINPEVAKELLKEAQTDVNLRWQMYQYLAAREVTQG, from the coding sequence CAAATCAATGAAGTTATTGCTATTTATCCGATTACACCTTCTTCACCGATGGCGGAATGGTCAGATGCTTGGGCGAGTGAAGGTAAACCAAATATTTGGGGTACTGTACCGACGGTAGTACAAATGCAGAGTGAAGGAGGAGTAGCGGGTGCAGTACATGGGGCGTTGCAAACAGGGTCATTAACAACGACATTTACCGCATCCCAGGGATTATTGCTGATGATCCCTAATATGTACAAGATTGCAGGGGAACTAACACCTACAGTATTTCATATTGCGGCGCGATCGCTCGCTGCCCAAGCCCTATCAATTTTCGGCGACCACAGTGATGTCATGGCTACCCGTGGGACTGGCTTTGCGATGCTGTGCGCGGCTTCTGTTCAAGAAGCCCATGATTTTGCGCTCATTTCTACCAGAATAACTTTAGAATCACGCATACCTTTTTTACATTTCTTTGATGGTTTTCGTACCTCCCACGAAATTAATAAAATTGAACTCTTAACAACAGAAGATTTCAAAGGATTTATACCTAATGAATTAGTGATTGCCCATCGGTCAAGGGCTTTAACACCAGATAAACCAGTTTTACGCGGTACAGCCCAAAACCCTGATGTTTATTTCCAAGCTAGAGAAACCGTTAATCCTTATTACCTAGCTTGTCCAGAGATTACCCAAAAAGTTATGGATGAGTTTGCCCAAATGACTGGGCGACAATATCAACTATTTGAATATCATGGCGACCCAACAGCAGAACGAGTTATTATCCTCATGGGTTCTGGTTGTGAAACTGTACATGAAACTGTCGATTATCTCAACGCCCTTGGGGAAAAAGTTGGGGTGATCAAAGTGCGGTTATATCAGCCATTTGATAGCCAGAGATTTATCGCCGCTTTGCCAACAACTACTCGTGGCATCGCTGTTCTCGACCGTACCAAAGAACCAGGCGCATCGGGTGAGCCGTTGTATTTGGATGTAGTGACGGCTTTGTATGAAAAATGGGGTGTAGGATCTCTTCCTACGGTTATTGGTGGTCGTTATGGTTTGTCTTCCAAGGAATTTACGCCGGGGATGGTTAAGGCTGTGTTTGATAATTTGGCAGCTACTATACCCAAAAATCATTTCACGATTGGGATTAATGATGATGTCAGCCATACTAGTTTAGATTATGACCCCGACTTTAACATTGAGCCAGACAATATAGTTAGAGCTATTTTCTACGGTTTGGGTGCTGATGGAACAGTAGGAGCGAATAAAAATTCTATCAAGATTATTGGTGAAGAGACAAACAATTACGCTCAAGGTTACTTTGTTTACGACTCGAAAAAGTCGGGTTCGGTGACGGTTTCTCACCTGCGTTTTGGTTCTCAACTGATCCGTTCTACATATCTGATTAACAAAGCTAGCTTTGTCGCTTGTCATCAATGGGACTTTTTAGAAAAATTCCCCATTTTGAAAGATATTGTCCAGGGAGGTACTTTTTTATTAAATTCTCCCTATGATCAAGATGAAGTTTGGGAACGCCTACCCGGTAAAATTCAGGCACAAATTCAACAAAAGCAACTCAAGGTTTATGTAATTAACGCTTATAAAGTTGCCCGTGAAGCAGGGATGGCTGGAAGAATTAATACGGTGATGCAGGTTTGTTTCTTTGCATTATCTAATGTACTACCAAGGGAAGAAGCGATCGCCGAAATTAAAAAATATATCCGCAAAACTTACGGCAAAAAAGGCGACCAAATCGTCCAAATGAATATCAAAGCTGTTGATACCACCTTGGATAATTTACATGAGTTAGTTACTAGAGAATATTCTGCCCCACCCCAAATCCCCAATCACCATTACCCCTTATCCCCAGAGGGGGCCCCACCTTCCTCAATCCCCTATATCCTGGGTAAAATGATTGCCCGTGAAGGGGATGAGTTACCTGTGAGTGCATTACCTAACGATGGCACATATCCCACGGGAACAGCGAAATGGGAAAAACGTAATATCGCCCAAGAAATCCCGGTTTGGGATACAGATGTTTGCATTCAGTGTGGTAAGTGTGTGATGGTGTGTCCTCATAGTGTGATTCGCAGTAAGGTTTATGAACCGGAACAACTAGAGAATGCACCGTCAACCTTTAAGAGTGCCAATGCAAAAGATCATGATTGGCATGGGTTAAAATTTACCATCCAGGTAGCAGCAGAAGATTGTACAGGCTGCGGTATTTGCGTAGATGTTTGCCCAGCCAAGAATAAGGCGCAACCACGCAAGAAAGCGATTAATATGGAGCCGCAGTTACCGTTACGCCAAGCAGAACGGGAAAACTGGGATTTCTTTTTGAGTATTCCCAACCCCGATAGGCGGGAGTTGAAGCTGACCCATATTAATCAACAACAGATGCAGGAACCGTTATTTGAATTTTCTGGGGCTTGTGCGGGTTGTGGAGAGACACCCTATATTAAATTAGGAACACAGTTGTTTGGCGATCGCATGATTGTTGCTAACGCCACCGGTTGTTCTTCCATCTACGGCGGTAATTTACCCACCACACCTTGGACGCAGAACGCCGCAGGACGAGGCCCGGCCTGGTCTAATAGTTTATTTGAAGATAACGCCGAATTTGGTTTAGGTTTCCGGGTATCTATAGATAAACAAACAGAAATTGCCAGCCAATTACTGCAAGAACTGGCAACGGTGGTAGGTAGGGAATTGGTCGATGATATCTTGAATAATCAGCAAAACAATGAAGCTGAGATTTGGGAACAACGCGATCGCATCTCTATACTCAAGCAAAAGTTACAAGCCCTTGTCAACCCAGAATTAACCAGCAAAGCCCAACTCCTTCTGAGTCTGGCTGATTACTTAGTGAAAAAGAGCGTCTGGATTATTGGTGGTGACGGTTGGGCTTATGATATCGGCTATGGGGGCTTAGATCACGTCTTAGCCAGTGGACGCAACGTAAATATTCTCGTCCTCGACACAGAAGTCTATTCCAATACTGGCGGACAAATGTCGAAAGCCACACCCAAGGGCGCTGTAGCTAAGTTTGCCTCTGGCGGTAAACCTGCGGCGAAAAAAGACTTGGGTTTGATGGCAATGACTTACGGTAATGTTTATGTTGCTAGTGTGGCGATGGGTGCAAAGGATGAACATACCCTAAAAGCATTTTTAGAAGCAGAGGCTTATTCTGGGACTTCGTTAATTATTGCTTACAGCCATTGTATTGCTCACGGTATTAACTTGAGTACGGCAATGCAAAATCAAAAAGCTGCCGTCGATTCTGGCAGATGGTTGCTGTATCGGTATCATCCGGATTTAGTCAAGCAAGGTAAAAATCCCCTGCAACTTGACTCGCGCACACCAAAGCTACCCCTGGAAGAATCGATGTATCTGGAAAACCGCTTCAAGATGCTGACCAAAATTAATCCTGAAGTGGCGAAAGAGTTACTCAAAGAAGCGCAAACAGATGTAAACCTACGGTGGCAGATGTATCAATATCTGGCTGCGAGAGAGGTTACACAGGGATAA